In Capsicum annuum cultivar UCD-10X-F1 chromosome 7, UCD10Xv1.1, whole genome shotgun sequence, one genomic interval encodes:
- the LOC107877374 gene encoding major pollen allergen Ole e 10, with product MTKAILTLFFLLLSLSAGILTLADEQKTWCVAKPSSEDIVLNQNLEFACKSNFGCTIFGERGPCFLPNNLMNHASIAMNLYYQANGRKPYDCSFGNSGLVVLTDPSYGSCIYA from the exons ATGACTAAAGCAATTCTCACCCTTTTCTTCCTGCTCTTGTCCCTCTCAG CGGGGATTCTGACGTTAGCAGATGAACAG AAGACCTGGTGTGTGGCTAAACCTTCGTCAGAGGACATAGTACTTAACCAAAACTTGGAATTTGCATGTAAAAGTAATTTTGGTTGCACTATCTTTGGGGAGAGGGGTCCTTGTTTTTTACCAAACAATTTGATGAACCATGCTTCTATTGCCATGAATTTGTACTACCAAGCTAATGGAAGGAAGCCTTATGATTGCAGTTTTGGTAATTCTGGTCTCGTTGTCTTGACCGATCCAA GTTATGGCAGCTGCATCTATGCATGA